Within the Pseudomonas chlororaphis subsp. aurantiaca genome, the region GCCCTTACGGCGAAGTGAGTGTATATATCCGTTACTGCGGTCAAGGCCGCTGACGGTTCCGCCCTTACGGCGGGTCACTTTGGAAAAGCCGGAAGCCGGCCCAGCCCAAAGTAACCAAAGGGCTCTTGCCCCAAGCGTCCGGTCCTCGCTAGGGCTCGGATTCCCTCGCTCCGGTCCTGCTCCGTGGGCCGCCGCCCCAGGCCATCCACGGCCTGGGGTGGCTAACTCGGCATCCCTGCCGAGTTGCCCATTGCGCAGAATCTCTACTCCACCTTCCGACGGGGCAAGAAAACCAAAAGCAATGCGAGGCGACCTGCCTGCCGGCCTGTCTGAGAACACGTTCCCTGTAGCCGCTGCCGCAGGCTGCGATCGGCTGCGAAGCAGACGCAAAACCATGCGCCTCGATCTGCCTGAAACACCGCGCCGTCTGGTTTGGCGTGCGCTGCGCGCCCGATCGCAGCCTTCGGCAGCGGCTACAAGAAGCGCGTAAAACGCGCTTGGCTCTTGCTCTTGCTCTTGCTCTTGCTCTTGCTGTGGCTCTCGCTCTTGATCTACCCGCCCCTTTCCCAGAGGCCGAACGCAGGCGTTGCGTAGGGGGTAGCGCGGCAGGGATGCCGCGCTAGCCGCCCAAGGCCATGGATGGCCTGTGGCGGCGGGCCCCCGGAGCAATGCCGGAGTGAGGGCACCCCGAGCCTTAGCGAGGGGCCGAATGGAGGGGCGAGACCTTTTGGTTACTTTTGGGGCGTTTGCCAAAAGTGACCCGCCGTAAGGGCAGAACCCTAAGCAGCCGTTACCGCAGCAACGGATATGTACACCAATCATTGCACCGGCACCGCTTTGATTCTCGCTCTCGGCGCTGGCGACGACACCGGCACAGCCCCCGGCACCCCCTGCTCCGCCGTCGGCAATTGCGGCGCCTGCATGTCCGGCATGGCCCAGCTGCGATCCGGCTGCAGGCCGCCCTGGGCGCGGCGCATGAAGTCGTAGCGGTTGAGGGTGATGCTGCGCCCCGCGGCACTGTCGCGAATGATGTAGGGCCGCAGGAACACCATCAGGTTGGTCTTGTTGGTCGAGCGGCTTTCGTTGCGAAACAGCGCGCCGATCCCGGGAAGGGTCGACAGCCACGGCACCGCGTTGTTGCTCTGGCTGTAGCCGTCCTGCAGCAGGCCGCCGAGGACCATGATCTGGCCGTCGTCGAGCAGGATGCTGGTGTCGATCGCACGTTTGTTGGTCACGGTACCAGCCTGCACCGAGGCGCGCTGGTCGACGCTGCTGACTTCCTGATAGATGTCGAGCTTGACCGTGCCACCTTCGGAAATCTGTGGCCGCACATTCAGCTTCAGGCCGACTTCTTCGCGCTGCACGGTCTGGAACGGGTTGTTGCTGGTGCCGCCCCCGCCGGTGACGTAGCTGCCGGTGACGAAGGGAATGGTCTGGCCGACGAAGATGCTCGCCGCTTCGTTGTCCAGGGTCAGCAGGTTCGGGGTCGACAGCACGTTGTTCCCGCCCTTGCTCTTCAGGGCCCGGGCCAGCACCTTGAGGTCGAGGATCTTGCCGATCCCGGGGATGTCCACGGTGCCGTTGACCAGGCCGACGTTGAGGCCCTGGGGCAGCACGTCGAGGCTGGTCTTGCCGTTGAGGTTGAGGCCGCTGCCGCCCAGGTTGGCGCCGCCGATGATGCCGCTGCCACCGAGATTGCCGGTCTGCCACTGCACGCCGAATTCGGCGGCGTCGTCTTCGTTGACTTCGACGATCAGGCTTTCGATCACCACCTGGGCGCGGCGCTGGTCGAGCATGTCGATGACTTCCCGCAGGTTGCGGTACAAAGGTTCCGGCGCAGAAATCAGCAAGGTGTTGGTGGTGGCGTCGGCCTGGATGGTCACGCCGCCGGCACTGAAGGCAGTGTTCTGGTCGGACGCCTGGGTGCCGCCCTGGCTGCTGCTGGAACCGCCGCCCTGGGCATAACCGCTGCCGGAACTGCCGCCGCTGAGGCTGGAGCTGCCACTGGTGGAGCTGGTGCTGCCGCTCTGGCCGCTGCTGGAACTGCCGCCCTGGCTCATGCCGCCCATGCTGCCGAGCATGGCCCGCGCGTTATCGCTGGTGCCGCTGTCGCTCTCGCCGGTGAGCAGGCCGCGCAGGGCCTGGGCCAGCTTGCCGGCCTGGGCGTTGCGCAGGTACACCACGTGCAGGTTGCTCGGGTTGCTCTGGGCATTGTCCAGCTTATAGATCAGGTTGCGCGCCAGCTCGGTGCGCTCGGGGCTGCCGGTGCGGATGATGATCGAGTTGGAGCGCGGGTCGCCGACCACGCTGACTTTCTGGGTCGGGTCGGCGCCCTGGGTTTCCAGCAGTTCGGAGACCATGCCGGCGATGTCCACCGCAATGCCGTTCTGCACCGGCACCACGTCGGTGTCCAGGGCACTGGGAATGTCTATGCCTTCGATGATCTGCGCCACCCGGGTGAGGTTCTCGGCGTAGTCGGTGATGACGATGCTGTTGTTGCCCGGGTAGGCGTTGATCGGGTTGTTCGGCGACACGATCGGGCGCAGCACCGGGATCAGGTTCACCGCGTTTTCGTACTGCAGGCGGAAGGTGCGGGTCAGCATGCCGTTGGCCGACGGCTTGCCGGCGTTGTAGATCGGCCCGCCGAGCAGCTTGGCGTCGGCTTCCGGCACCACCTGGGCCACGCCGCCGACGTCCACCACGCTGAAGCCCTGCATGCGCAGGGCCGCCAGCAGCATGTCGTAGGCCTGGTGGGCCGGCACTTCGCCTTCGCTGACCAGGGTCAGGTTGCCCTTGACCCGCGGGTCCACCAGGAACTGCTGGCCGGTGGAACGCGCCAAGGCCCGGACCACGGCCTGGATATCGACGTCGACGAAATTCAGGCGCACCGGCTGGTCGCCCAGGGGATTGCGTACCACCGTGCCGCTGGCGGCGGGAGCACCGGGAGCACGTCCCGCACGGCTGATCGGATGCTGGTATTTGGGACGCTGGGTCTGTTGTGCCTGGGCCCTCTCCCGCTCGGCCACCACGTCGCCGCCACTGCGATTGGTCTCGCCCAGGGGCCGCCCCAGTTCGCTGTCCACCAGCAACGGTGGCTGTGGCTCCTTGTTGTTACTGCACGCCGCCAGCGCCAGGGCCAGCGGTCCCAGCAGGAGCAAGGGC harbors:
- the gspD gene encoding type II secretion system secretin GspD yields the protein MKWSGSFYARQSRKALPLLLLGPLALALAACSNNKEPQPPLLVDSELGRPLGETNRSGGDVVAERERAQAQQTQRPKYQHPISRAGRAPGAPAASGTVVRNPLGDQPVRLNFVDVDIQAVVRALARSTGQQFLVDPRVKGNLTLVSEGEVPAHQAYDMLLAALRMQGFSVVDVGGVAQVVPEADAKLLGGPIYNAGKPSANGMLTRTFRLQYENAVNLIPVLRPIVSPNNPINAYPGNNSIVITDYAENLTRVAQIIEGIDIPSALDTDVVPVQNGIAVDIAGMVSELLETQGADPTQKVSVVGDPRSNSIIIRTGSPERTELARNLIYKLDNAQSNPSNLHVVYLRNAQAGKLAQALRGLLTGESDSGTSDNARAMLGSMGGMSQGGSSSSGQSGSTSSTSGSSSLSGGSSGSGYAQGGGSSSSQGGTQASDQNTAFSAGGVTIQADATTNTLLISAPEPLYRNLREVIDMLDQRRAQVVIESLIVEVNEDDAAEFGVQWQTGNLGGSGIIGGANLGGSGLNLNGKTSLDVLPQGLNVGLVNGTVDIPGIGKILDLKVLARALKSKGGNNVLSTPNLLTLDNEAASIFVGQTIPFVTGSYVTGGGGTSNNPFQTVQREEVGLKLNVRPQISEGGTVKLDIYQEVSSVDQRASVQAGTVTNKRAIDTSILLDDGQIMVLGGLLQDGYSQSNNAVPWLSTLPGIGALFRNESRSTNKTNLMVFLRPYIIRDSAAGRSITLNRYDFMRRAQGGLQPDRSWAMPDMQAPQLPTAEQGVPGAVPVSSPAPRARIKAVPVQ